One region of Faecalibacter bovis genomic DNA includes:
- a CDS encoding MFS transporter has translation MSTIEKNQPNLIKAWVSYDWANSVHSLVIASAIFPVYYTAMTRGEDGSPIKFLGLLPESAFNFSLAIAFFFVIVLSPVLSSIADLIGNKIKFLRFFCYLGSLSCIGMFFFTSSDLTWFALLLNITGSIGFWGSLVFYNAFLPEIVTEEKMDSVSAKGYMNGYIGSVVLLSICLAMILFAPEEYSSLLTRISFLLTGLWWMGFGQIALSKLPNKKNNREVPKDIFKSSFKGLSNTFKELNSYKNIRVFLAGFFFYSLAMQTIFLMAAMFGSSEIKMESQELIMTILLIQVEAILGAWIFSYLSGKIGNKITILIGIIIWIVTCIIGYLIQPDHPDVKIHFYSMAALVGLVMGGLQALSRSTYAKLLPETEETTTYFSFYDIFEKLALFLGLVIYGLLIEYTEGMKTSVLAMGFSFTISFVILLFYKMEKK, from the coding sequence ATGAGTACAATAGAAAAAAATCAACCCAACTTAATCAAAGCTTGGGTTTCATACGATTGGGCAAATTCTGTTCATTCTTTAGTTATTGCATCTGCGATTTTTCCTGTATATTATACTGCAATGACAAGAGGCGAAGATGGTTCTCCAATCAAATTTTTAGGATTATTACCCGAATCGGCTTTTAATTTTTCATTGGCGATTGCATTTTTCTTTGTTATTGTACTATCTCCTGTTTTATCATCCATTGCCGATTTGATTGGGAATAAAATTAAATTTCTACGATTTTTCTGCTATTTAGGAAGTTTATCTTGTATTGGGATGTTCTTTTTTACTTCCTCTGATTTAACGTGGTTTGCATTACTCTTAAATATTACAGGAAGTATTGGTTTTTGGGGTAGTTTAGTGTTTTACAACGCTTTTTTACCAGAAATTGTAACGGAAGAAAAAATGGATTCTGTTTCAGCAAAAGGCTATATGAATGGTTATATTGGCTCTGTTGTGTTATTATCTATTTGTTTAGCAATGATTCTTTTTGCGCCAGAAGAATATTCTTCATTATTAACGCGTATTAGCTTTTTATTAACTGGTTTATGGTGGATGGGATTTGGCCAAATTGCTTTATCCAAATTGCCTAATAAAAAGAATAATCGCGAAGTTCCGAAAGATATATTTAAAAGCAGTTTTAAAGGATTATCAAACACATTTAAAGAATTAAACAGTTATAAAAATATCCGTGTATTTTTAGCAGGTTTTTTCTTTTATAGTTTAGCGATGCAAACTATTTTCTTGATGGCTGCAATGTTCGGAAGTTCAGAAATAAAAATGGAAAGTCAAGAATTGATTATGACGATTCTTTTAATACAAGTTGAAGCCATTTTAGGAGCTTGGATTTTTTCGTATTTATCTGGTAAAATTGGAAATAAAATCACGATTTTAATAGGAATTATTATCTGGATTGTAACTTGCATTATTGGCTATTTAATTCAGCCAGATCATCCTGATGTAAAAATTCATTTCTATTCTATGGCTGCTTTAGTTGGTTTAGTAATGGGAGGTTTACAAGCATTATCTCGATCTACTTACGCGAAATTATTACCAGAAACTGAAGAAACAACAACTTATTTTAGTTTTTACGATATATTCGAGAAGTTAGCATTATTTTTAGGTTTAGTGATTTATGGTTTATTGATTGAATATACTGAAGGTATGAAAACTTCTGTACTTGCAATGGGATTTTCGTTTACAATTAGTTTTGTGATTTTGTTATTCTATAAAATGGAGAAGAAGTAA
- the lpdA gene encoding dihydrolipoyl dehydrogenase, whose protein sequence is MSYDIIVIGSGPGGYVAAIRASQLGKKVAIVEKAELGGICLNWGCIPTKALLKSAQVFKYLNHAEDFGLNKPSDISFEFGNVVARSRGVADRMSKGVQFLMKKNNIEVIQGAAQVLPGKKVKVTAADGTSKEIAAENIIIATGARSRELPSLPQDGKKVIGYRGALAMEKQPKSMIVVGSGAIGVEFAHFYNTLGTDVTIVEYLPRIVPVEDEDISKQLQLSLKKSGIKILTNAEVTGVDTTGDLVKATVKTAKGEEILEAEVVLSAAGVVPNTENLGLEAVGIATERGKIVINDFCETSVKGYYAIGDVVKGADLAHLASAQGILCVEHIAGEKVEAIDYGNIPGCTYCSPEIASVGMTEAQAKEAGYEVKVGKFPFSANGKAVANGAADGFVKVVFDAKYGEWLGCHMIGDGVTEMIAEAVAARKLETTAHEIMKSVHPHPTMSEAIMEAVEDAYGHAIHI, encoded by the coding sequence ATGAGTTACGACATTATTGTTATTGGAAGCGGACCAGGAGGATATGTGGCAGCAATTAGAGCTTCTCAGTTAGGAAAAAAAGTAGCAATCGTTGAAAAAGCAGAACTTGGAGGGATCTGTCTTAATTGGGGTTGTATTCCAACAAAAGCTTTATTAAAAAGTGCTCAAGTATTCAAATACTTAAATCACGCGGAAGATTTTGGATTAAATAAACCATCAGATATTTCTTTTGAATTCGGAAATGTTGTTGCACGTTCACGTGGAGTAGCAGACCGTATGAGCAAAGGTGTTCAGTTCTTAATGAAGAAGAATAACATCGAAGTAATACAAGGTGCAGCGCAAGTTTTACCAGGGAAAAAAGTAAAAGTTACAGCAGCAGATGGAACATCTAAAGAAATCGCAGCTGAAAATATAATTATTGCAACTGGAGCGCGTTCTCGTGAATTACCTTCTTTACCACAAGATGGTAAAAAAGTAATTGGTTATCGTGGTGCTTTAGCTATGGAAAAACAACCAAAATCTATGATTGTTGTAGGTTCTGGAGCTATTGGAGTTGAGTTTGCTCATTTCTACAATACTTTAGGAACTGATGTAACTATCGTAGAATATTTACCAAGAATTGTTCCTGTTGAAGACGAAGATATTTCTAAACAATTACAATTATCTTTAAAGAAATCAGGAATTAAAATCTTAACGAATGCAGAAGTTACAGGTGTAGATACTACAGGAGATCTTGTAAAAGCTACTGTAAAAACGGCTAAAGGTGAAGAAATTTTAGAAGCTGAAGTTGTTTTATCAGCAGCAGGTGTTGTACCAAATACAGAAAACTTAGGGTTAGAGGCTGTAGGAATTGCAACTGAAAGAGGAAAAATTGTAATTAATGATTTTTGCGAAACATCTGTTAAAGGATACTATGCAATTGGTGATGTTGTAAAAGGTGCAGATTTAGCTCACTTAGCATCAGCTCAAGGAATTTTGTGTGTTGAACACATTGCTGGGGAAAAGGTAGAAGCAATTGATTACGGAAATATTCCTGGTTGTACATATTGTTCACCAGAAATTGCATCTGTTGGTATGACAGAAGCACAAGCAAAAGAAGCTGGTTACGAAGTTAAAGTTGGTAAATTCCCATTCTCTGCAAATGGTAAAGCAGTAGCGAATGGTGCAGCCGATGGTTTTGTAAAAGTTGTTTTTGATGCTAAATATGGTGAATGGTTAGGTTGTCATATGATTGGAGACGGAGTTACTGAAATGATTGCAGAAGCAGTTGCAGCACGTAAATTAGAAACTACTGCTCATGAAATTATGAAATCTGTTCATCCACACCCAACGATGTCTGAAGCAATTATGGAAGCTGTAGAAGACGCATACGGACATGCAATTCATATCTAA
- a CDS encoding YceI family protein: MKKLFGVLCAVGVSASILSFNHNEIADFEGTNAPDLVKSHVEWKGTKFDQAQNKDKWHNGKVELKDAKVKMKNNSPEAVSVTVDLSKMTNYDLPDAMQGRLVSHLQSADFFDISVFPDATFTSTKITKLTNDKFQFNMEGNIKVKGVSQAINVKGHIVNVDGKQMLESESFQLNGEEFGFIKPGGGYKNVDLRVQLYLD, from the coding sequence ATGAAAAAATTATTCGGAGTTCTATGTGCAGTTGGTGTTTCAGCATCAATTTTAAGTTTTAATCACAATGAAATTGCTGATTTTGAAGGAACAAATGCTCCAGATTTAGTAAAAAGCCATGTAGAATGGAAAGGTACTAAATTTGATCAAGCTCAAAATAAAGATAAATGGCACAACGGTAAAGTTGAGTTAAAGGATGCTAAAGTTAAGATGAAAAACAATTCTCCTGAAGCTGTTTCTGTTACAGTTGATTTATCTAAAATGACAAATTACGATTTACCAGATGCGATGCAAGGTCGTTTAGTTTCTCACTTACAATCTGCAGATTTCTTTGATATTAGCGTTTTCCCAGATGCTACTTTTACATCAACTAAGATTACGAAATTAACGAATGATAAATTTCAATTTAACATGGAAGGAAACATCAAAGTAAAAGGTGTTTCTCAAGCAATTAATGTTAAAGGTCACATTGTAAATGTAGATGGTAAACAGATGTTAGAATCTGAATCTTTCCAATTAAACGGAGAAGAATTTGGATTTATTAAACCAGGAGGTGGTTATAAAAACGTTGATTTACGTGTACAATTATATTTAGATTAA
- a CDS encoding T9SS type B sorting domain-containing protein gives MKFYYYILFWLLPVFGFSQYEIKEIVKNQCVQTIPTSFTIFENPTYTPSYRSIKNEFVALFTDYDERYWTIANYVYPTALDAYNNTNPYERDVVGRLVEFEISNPAIFYLRLDENLLENPRKVIIKYQVNFAIQPPIRYGFEVIGCELDNETNVYNLNKALFDIYSYNYYYNFTFYKNFQDASLNQNPIPDFELENYQASKSDESIFLKVGYNSDYIISDCVSIYSLKLSTINFDNYIPNKDLTFCGVPYEIEGPFDRNNVFQFNNFEWYHNGNLVSDEFKVNINNVGQWEVFFDVSTGCRSSITINVTQETGENYIKNVRSTMTQVIIEAEDPNLISGYSTDGEIWQDSNIFNNSTDLFFTFYFKNNQGCVFGPFTYDISNFFTFLSPNSDGINDKWDIRSKLKLEENNYSIQIFDRQGKILIEGLLKDILPWNGYYNNRKLATGTYWYRIFKDKVEVKSGSILLKN, from the coding sequence ATGAAATTTTATTACTACATATTATTTTGGTTACTTCCTGTTTTCGGTTTTTCGCAATACGAAATCAAAGAAATTGTGAAAAATCAATGTGTTCAAACAATTCCTACAAGCTTCACTATTTTTGAAAATCCAACTTATACGCCAAGTTATCGTTCAATAAAAAATGAATTTGTTGCACTCTTTACAGATTATGATGAAAGATATTGGACTATTGCGAATTATGTTTATCCAACTGCTTTAGACGCCTATAATAATACGAATCCCTACGAGCGCGATGTCGTAGGAAGACTGGTGGAATTTGAAATTTCTAATCCTGCAATATTTTATTTACGATTGGATGAAAATTTATTAGAAAATCCGAGAAAAGTAATAATTAAATATCAAGTTAATTTTGCTATTCAACCACCAATTAGATATGGTTTCGAAGTGATTGGTTGCGAGTTGGATAATGAAACTAATGTTTATAATCTTAACAAAGCACTTTTTGATATTTATAGTTACAATTATTACTACAATTTTACATTTTATAAAAATTTTCAAGACGCGAGTTTAAATCAGAATCCGATACCTGATTTTGAGTTAGAAAATTACCAAGCGTCTAAATCCGACGAAAGTATTTTTTTAAAAGTCGGCTATAATTCTGATTATATAATTTCAGATTGCGTTTCCATTTACAGTTTAAAATTAAGTACTATTAATTTTGATAATTATATTCCGAATAAAGATTTAACATTTTGCGGTGTACCTTATGAAATTGAAGGACCTTTTGATCGCAATAATGTTTTTCAGTTTAATAATTTTGAATGGTACCACAATGGTAATTTAGTTTCGGATGAATTTAAAGTCAATATAAATAATGTAGGTCAGTGGGAAGTTTTTTTTGATGTTAGTACAGGTTGTAGATCTTCAATTACGATCAATGTAACACAAGAAACGGGTGAAAATTATATTAAAAATGTTCGTTCTACAATGACTCAAGTTATTATTGAAGCAGAGGATCCGAATTTAATTTCTGGTTACTCAACTGACGGAGAAATTTGGCAAGATTCTAATATTTTTAATAATTCAACAGATTTATTTTTTACATTTTATTTTAAAAATAATCAAGGTTGCGTTTTTGGACCATTTACTTATGATATTTCAAATTTTTTCACATTTTTGAGTCCTAATTCGGATGGAATTAATGATAAGTGGGATATAAGATCAAAATTAAAGTTAGAAGAAAACAATTATAGTATTCAAATTTTTGATCGCCAAGGAAAGATTTTGATTGAAGGATTGTTGAAAGATATTTTACCATGGAATGGGTATTATAATAATCGAAAATTAGCTACAGGAACTTATTGGTATAGAATTTTTAAAGATAAAGTTGAGGTAAAATCAGGAAGTATTTTATTGAAGAATTAA
- a CDS encoding T9SS type A sorting domain-containing protein encodes MKKFYSLVAVAALSLSVNAQQETYNYVLADQGFANAQDINTGNILAGFITYEAKKNGSSNGPKYYDTGSNLRLYSNNADGNGNSYAIKTVGEARIHSVLIKTDTFADYAPNTAIITVDGVVVPTFIEDGVYVIEFDTPAQNVTIKNGQTGSSAQIRIQEVEVVFSRTLSVADYAEAAKAIKNTVWTNTAVFSTKGNASVEVYNVNGQLVKSFEVNGNKNVNVSDLAAGVYVVKSTENGKTVTTKVVKK; translated from the coding sequence ATGAAAAAATTCTACTCTTTAGTGGCAGTAGCTGCGTTATCTTTATCTGTTAATGCACAACAAGAAACTTATAACTATGTTTTAGCTGATCAAGGTTTTGCTAACGCACAAGATATTAATACTGGAAATATTCTTGCAGGATTCATTACTTATGAAGCTAAGAAAAACGGTTCTTCTAATGGACCAAAATACTATGATACAGGATCTAATTTAAGATTATATTCTAACAATGCTGATGGAAATGGAAATTCTTACGCTATTAAAACTGTAGGAGAAGCTAGAATTCATTCAGTATTAATTAAAACTGATACTTTCGCTGATTACGCTCCAAACACAGCTATTATTACAGTAGACGGGGTTGTTGTACCTACATTTATTGAAGATGGTGTTTATGTAATAGAATTTGATACTCCAGCACAAAATGTTACTATTAAAAATGGACAAACAGGTTCTTCTGCTCAAATTAGAATCCAAGAAGTTGAAGTTGTTTTTTCAAGAACTTTAAGTGTTGCTGATTATGCAGAAGCTGCTAAAGCTATCAAAAATACAGTTTGGACTAACACTGCAGTATTTTCTACAAAAGGAAATGCATCAGTTGAGGTTTACAATGTAAACGGACAATTAGTTAAATCTTTCGAAGTTAACGGAAACAAAAACGTTAATGTTTCTGATTTAGCTGCAGGTGTTTATGTAGTTAAATCTACTGAAAACGGTAAAACTGTTACAACTAAAGTTGTTAAAAAATAA
- a CDS encoding T9SS type A sorting domain-containing protein has protein sequence MRNFYSLISVLVASFAIGQTNLVQNPGFEAGEMAPWAAGWTNSYTEPTLVENPANAHSGDWFATYNATATTGFYQNVTTVPGEVYVLTFWYKSSGDGSDSRIWSSFADGNGNFTNLNGSGPSSEDPLRNNNDWLASSNVWTSHTVEFTTPAGFPILQLGVRAYNGGSVSFDDFSVIKKSELGIGEVAQSKYALVSNTVIGSEILFAADSKNVQIINSNGQLVKTASVANGTKLNVSSLPKGVYVITGEVNGQQVSQKIVKK, from the coding sequence ATGAGAAATTTTTATTCATTAATTTCAGTGTTAGTCGCTTCATTTGCAATTGGTCAAACAAATTTAGTTCAGAATCCAGGATTTGAAGCTGGTGAAATGGCTCCTTGGGCTGCTGGTTGGACAAATTCTTATACAGAACCTACACTTGTAGAAAATCCTGCAAACGCACATTCAGGGGATTGGTTTGCTACTTATAATGCAACTGCTACGACAGGTTTTTATCAAAACGTAACAACTGTTCCCGGAGAAGTATATGTATTAACTTTTTGGTACAAATCTTCAGGAGATGGAAGTGATAGTAGAATTTGGTCATCTTTTGCTGATGGAAATGGAAACTTTACTAATCTAAATGGTTCTGGACCATCAAGTGAAGATCCTTTAAGAAATAATAACGATTGGCTTGCGTCATCTAATGTTTGGACTTCACATACGGTTGAATTCACAACTCCAGCTGGATTTCCAATTTTACAATTAGGTGTGAGAGCTTATAATGGTGGATCTGTTAGTTTTGATGATTTTTCAGTAATTAAGAAATCTGAATTAGGTATTGGTGAAGTTGCTCAATCTAAATATGCATTAGTTTCAAATACTGTAATTGGATCTGAAATTTTATTTGCTGCAGATTCTAAAAATGTTCAAATCATCAACTCAAATGGACAATTAGTAAAAACAGCATCAGTTGCAAATGGAACAAAATTAAATGTGTCTTCATTGCCTAAAGGTGTTTATGTAATTACAGGAGAAGTGAATGGACAACAAGTTAGCCAAAAAATTGTGAAAAAATAA
- a CDS encoding heavy-metal-associated domain-containing protein encodes MSELKFKTNINCGSCIKSVKPFLDEVVGEGNWTVDTDNPDKILSVKTEEEISEVVEAVTDAGFKIQKID; translated from the coding sequence ATGTCAGAATTAAAATTCAAAACAAATATAAACTGTGGAAGCTGTATCAAATCAGTAAAACCATTTTTAGATGAAGTTGTTGGTGAAGGTAATTGGACTGTAGACACTGATAATCCAGACAAAATATTATCTGTAAAAACAGAAGAAGAAATTTCTGAAGTGGTAGAAGCAGTTACAGATGCTGGTTTTAAAATTCAGAAAATCGATTAA
- a CDS encoding DEAD/DEAH box helicase — protein sequence MDITFEDFNFPKQLNEALEKLNITTPTPIQVKTYKPILSGKDIMGIAQTGTGKTLAYLLPLLKEYKFSKSHMPKIMILVPTRELVVQVTDILDQLTEFINVRVLGIYGGVNINTQKEFIYEGVDILVGTPGRVMDLALNNDLQFKDLKKLVIDEFDEMLSLGFKPQLRNIFSMMSERRQNILFSATMTDEVDDMLQEYFNNPEEISLARSGTPVEKISQSAIPVTNFNTKLNLIVDQLRNDDSIEKVLIFANNKKHADIIHETLEEEFPEQFGVIHSNKSQNYRLRVMDEFRKDQIKGIVTTDIMARGLDFPDISHVINFEIPEVPEQYIHRIGRTGRAEKTGNAISYYTEKEEILLIEIENLMGKEVEMVSFPDHVKINPSKRDFEKEVVKMKNATTVKIDVERGAAFHEKKDKNKKVNLGGPTKRKPPKTKTANRGQQKQKSKKRK from the coding sequence ATGGATATTACATTCGAAGATTTCAATTTTCCCAAACAATTGAATGAAGCTTTAGAAAAGCTAAACATTACGACACCTACTCCAATTCAGGTTAAAACATACAAACCTATCTTATCTGGTAAAGATATTATGGGTATTGCACAAACAGGTACAGGTAAAACATTAGCTTACTTATTACCTTTATTAAAAGAATATAAATTCTCAAAATCACATATGCCTAAAATTATGATTCTTGTTCCTACACGAGAATTAGTAGTTCAGGTTACAGATATACTAGATCAATTAACAGAGTTTATCAACGTTCGTGTTTTAGGAATTTACGGTGGTGTAAATATTAACACACAAAAAGAATTCATTTACGAAGGCGTAGACATTTTAGTTGGAACGCCAGGACGTGTGATGGATTTAGCTTTGAACAATGATTTACAGTTTAAAGATTTAAAGAAATTAGTGATTGATGAGTTTGACGAAATGTTAAGTTTAGGTTTTAAACCTCAATTACGCAACATCTTCTCGATGATGAGTGAAAGAAGACAAAATATTTTGTTTTCTGCCACGATGACTGATGAAGTTGATGATATGTTACAAGAATACTTCAACAATCCTGAAGAAATTTCATTAGCTCGATCAGGAACACCAGTTGAAAAAATTTCACAATCTGCTATTCCAGTTACAAACTTCAATACAAAATTGAATTTAATTGTAGATCAATTAAGAAATGATGATTCTATCGAAAAGGTTTTAATCTTTGCGAACAATAAGAAACACGCAGATATAATTCACGAAACATTAGAAGAAGAATTCCCAGAACAATTTGGTGTAATACATTCAAATAAATCTCAAAATTACCGATTACGTGTAATGGATGAATTCCGTAAAGATCAAATTAAAGGGATTGTAACTACGGATATTATGGCGCGTGGTCTTGACTTTCCGGATATTTCTCATGTCATCAACTTTGAAATTCCTGAAGTTCCTGAACAATACATTCACCGTATTGGTCGTACTGGTCGTGCAGAAAAAACTGGTAATGCAATATCATATTATACAGAAAAAGAAGAAATTCTTTTAATTGAGATTGAAAATTTAATGGGTAAAGAAGTAGAAATGGTTTCTTTCCCTGATCATGTTAAAATCAATCCTTCGAAAAGAGATTTTGAAAAAGAAGTTGTAAAAATGAAAAATGCTACAACTGTCAAAATTGATGTTGAAAGAGGTGCTGCATTCCACGAGAAAAAAGATAAAAACAAAAAAGTTAACTTAGGTGGACCTACAAAACGTAAACCACCAAAGACGAAAACTGCCAATCGTGGGCAACAAAAACAGAAATCGAAAAAACGTAAATAA
- the argS gene encoding arginine--tRNA ligase: MNLKQQITQYVLDAIQNVYQLTPESVEIQFTRKEFEGDYTLVVFPLIRTLKGKPEDIGAKIGDYLVENGKITAYNVVKGFLNMSMNSAEFLADFTQNALNENYGINVPTAESRSVMVEYSSPNTNKPLHLGHVRNNLLGYSVSQIVEAAGNNVIKTQIINDRGIHICKSMIAWERFGNGETPTSAGIKGDHLVGKYYVEFDKHYRAEIKELVDGGMAEDEAKKQAPIFLDAQTMLRQWEANDPAVIELWQKMNGWVYDGFAQTYKRLGVAFDEVLYESNTYILGKDIVEEGLNKGVFYKREDGSVWIDLTADGLDEKLVLRSDGTSVYITQDLGTAVERFKNTPSLEELTYVVGNEQDYHFKVLFLILKKLGYEWADALHHLSYGMVDLPNGKMKSREGTVVDADDLMSEIYNTAKEISEELGKLDGYTEEEKAALYEKIAMGALKYYILKVDPKKRILFDPQESVDFNGNTGPFIQYTYARIQSLLRKEAPQEFDLSTIELNQAEKEIIRTLNDFEDTIKKASDELSPALIANYVYELVKQFNSFYQNNSVLKAEEENVKYFRLYLSQWVANTIQSSLRLLGIGVPERM, from the coding sequence ATGAATTTAAAACAACAAATCACGCAATACGTTTTAGACGCGATTCAGAATGTATATCAGTTAACTCCAGAATCTGTTGAAATACAATTCACAAGGAAAGAGTTTGAAGGTGATTATACATTAGTTGTTTTCCCATTAATTCGTACTTTAAAAGGTAAACCAGAAGATATTGGTGCAAAAATTGGTGATTATTTAGTTGAAAACGGAAAAATCACGGCATACAATGTTGTAAAAGGTTTCTTAAATATGAGCATGAATTCAGCTGAATTTTTAGCTGATTTTACTCAAAACGCTTTAAATGAAAATTACGGAATCAATGTACCAACAGCTGAATCTCGTTCAGTAATGGTAGAATATTCTTCTCCAAATACAAACAAACCTTTACACTTAGGTCACGTTCGTAATAATTTATTAGGTTATTCAGTTTCTCAAATTGTGGAAGCTGCAGGTAATAATGTAATTAAAACACAAATTATCAACGACCGTGGGATTCATATCTGTAAATCGATGATTGCTTGGGAACGTTTCGGTAATGGAGAAACTCCAACTTCAGCTGGTATTAAAGGTGATCACTTAGTAGGTAAATACTATGTAGAATTTGATAAACATTATCGTGCTGAAATCAAGGAATTAGTTGATGGTGGTATGGCTGAAGATGAAGCAAAAAAACAAGCTCCAATCTTTTTAGATGCCCAAACAATGTTACGCCAATGGGAAGCAAATGATCCTGCTGTTATTGAATTATGGCAGAAAATGAATGGTTGGGTTTATGATGGTTTTGCACAAACTTATAAGCGTTTAGGTGTTGCATTTGACGAAGTTTTATACGAATCAAATACTTATATTTTAGGTAAAGATATTGTTGAGGAAGGTTTAAATAAAGGTGTTTTCTACAAAAGAGAGGACGGTTCTGTTTGGATTGACTTAACAGCTGATGGTTTAGATGAAAAATTAGTTTTACGTTCAGACGGAACTTCAGTATACATCACACAAGATTTAGGAACAGCAGTAGAGCGTTTTAAAAATACACCATCTTTAGAAGAATTAACTTACGTTGTAGGAAACGAGCAAGATTACCACTTTAAAGTTTTATTCTTAATTTTAAAGAAATTAGGATATGAGTGGGCTGATGCATTACATCACTTATCATACGGAATGGTTGATTTACCAAACGGTAAAATGAAATCTCGTGAGGGAACAGTAGTAGATGCAGATGATTTAATGTCTGAGATTTACAACACAGCGAAAGAAATTTCTGAAGAATTAGGAAAATTAGACGGTTACACGGAAGAAGAAAAAGCTGCTTTATACGAGAAAATTGCGATGGGAGCTTTAAAATATTACATTTTAAAAGTAGATCCTAAGAAACGTATTTTATTTGATCCACAAGAATCAGTAGATTTTAACGGAAATACAGGACCTTTTATTCAATATACTTACGCTCGTATTCAATCGTTATTAAGAAAAGAAGCACCACAAGAATTTGATCTTTCTACAATTGAATTAAACCAAGCGGAAAAAGAAATTATTCGTACGTTAAATGATTTTGAAGATACAATCAAAAAGGCTTCAGATGAATTATCACCTGCTTTAATTGCTAATTATGTTTACGAACTTGTGAAGCAATTTAATTCATTTTACCAAAACAATTCAGTATTGAAAGCTGAGGAAGAAAATGTGAAATATTTCCGTTTATACTTATCTCAATGGGTAGCAAATACAATTCAATCTTCTTTACGTTTATTAGGAATTGGTGTTCCTGAAAGAATGTAA
- a CDS encoding DUF1810 domain-containing protein, with product MKIGDLLQKKPNDRYNLQRFENAQAFVFDEALMEVHAGKVQTNWVIFTFPQVVGLGKSDSSLEFGIASIEEARAYVQNEELWGNYLELLEVLMMHKGTLPQLIFGKNDAMKLKSSLTLFNFIKPKEVIIKKVLDTFYQGQTDKKTLEIIKQMKQKKG from the coding sequence ATGAAAATAGGTGATTTATTACAAAAGAAACCAAACGATAGATATAATTTACAACGTTTTGAGAATGCACAAGCATTTGTTTTTGACGAAGCGTTAATGGAAGTACATGCAGGTAAAGTGCAAACCAATTGGGTAATATTTACATTTCCTCAGGTTGTTGGTTTAGGTAAAAGTGATTCTTCATTAGAATTTGGAATTGCGTCCATAGAAGAGGCGAGAGCTTATGTGCAGAATGAAGAATTATGGGGAAATTATTTAGAGCTTTTAGAAGTTTTAATGATGCATAAAGGAACTTTACCACAGTTAATCTTTGGGAAAAATGACGCAATGAAATTAAAGTCAAGTTTAACTTTATTTAATTTTATCAAACCAAAAGAAGTAATTATTAAAAAGGTTTTAGATACTTTTTATCAAGGACAAACAGATAAAAAAACATTAGAAATCATCAAACAAATGAAACAAAAAAAAGGGTAA